In the Quercus lobata isolate SW786 chromosome 5, ValleyOak3.0 Primary Assembly, whole genome shotgun sequence genome, one interval contains:
- the LOC115992028 gene encoding pentatricopeptide repeat-containing protein At3g53700, chloroplastic-like — protein sequence MAFSSCLKCYPLSLPHSINYHPPPLSFSHKPTSNSFISFASTQHHDQVTTLSPLSNSTPPTTLSQLPSDFTPKQLLDTLRRQTDESSALRIFEWASKQSSFTPSSAIYEEILRKLGKVGSFESMRSVLEEMKLAGCEISTGTFLIFIMSYAEFELYDEIVGVVEMMENEFGLKPDTHFCNFLLNVLVDGNKLKLVETMHSSMVSRGIKPDVSTFNVLIKALCKAHQIRPAILMMEEMPNYGLSPDEKTFTTLMQGYIEEGNISGALRIREQMVEVGCPCTSVTVNVLINGLCKEGRIEEALSFVQEMSNEGFRPDQFTFNTLVNGLCRAGHVKHALEVMDVMLQEGFDPDIFTYNSLISGLCKLGEVEEAKEVLNQMVLRDCSPNTITYNTLISTLCKENRVEEATELIRVLTSKGILPDVCTFNSLIQGLCLTSNHRMAMELFEEMKKKGCQPDEFTYNILIDSLCSRGRLEKALSLLKEMESSGCSRNVFIYNTLIDGFCKNKRIEDAEEIFDQMELLGVSRNSVTYNSLIDGLCKSRRMEEASQLMDQMIMEGLKPDKFTYNSLLTFFCRDGDIKKAADIVQSMTSNGCEPDIVTYGTLIGGLCRAGRIEVASRLLRTVQMKGMVPSPPAYNPVIQALFKQKRAKEGMMLFREMMEKGDPPDAVTYKIVFRGLCNGGGPIGEAVDFVVEMMEKGFVPQFSSFILLAEGLCALAMEDTLIKLVDMVMEKAGFSDSEVSMIRGFLKIHKFQDALATLGDILDSRNPRKAYR from the coding sequence ATGGCTTTCTCTTCCTGTCTAAAATGCTATCCTTTGTCTCTACCGCATTCCATAAACTACCACCCACCACCGCTCTCATTCTCTCACAAACCCACCTCCAATTCCTTCATCTCCTTCGCCTCCACACAACACCATGACCAAGTCACAACCCTTTCTCCACTCTCCAATTCAACTCCACCCACTACTCTCTCTCAGCTCCCTTCAGACTTCACCCCAAAGCAACTCCTTGACACCCTTCGCCGCCAAACCGACGAGTCTTCAGCCCTTCGCATATTCGAATGGGCCTCGAAGCAGTCCAGCTTCACACCCAGTTCGGCCATATACGAGGAGATTCTTCGTAAGCTTGGAAAGGTGGGGTCTTTCGAATCGATGAGAAGTGTCTTGGAAGAAATGAAACTCGCGGGGTGTGAGATTAGTACAGGtactttcttgatttttattatgAGCTATGCAGAGTTTGAATTATATGATGAAATTGTTGGTGTTGTGGAAATGATGGAGAATGAGTTTGGCTTAAAACCTGACACGCATTTTTGTAACTTCTTGTTGAATGTTCTTGTTGATGGTAATAAGCTTAAACTAGTTGAAACCATGCATTCGAGTATGGTTAGTAGAGGAATTAAGCCAGATGTTTCCACTTTTAATGTATTGATAAAGGCTCTTTGTAAAGCTCATCAAATTAGGCCGGCCATTTTGATGATGGAAGAGATGCCAAACTATGGTTTGTCACCGGATGAGAAAACGTTCACCACGCTAATGCAAGGGTATATCGAGGAAGGTAATATTAGTGGTGCATTGAGAATTAGAGAACAAATGGTAGAAGTTGGTTGCCCATGTACCAGTGTGACAGTAAATGTTTTGATTAATGGGTTGTGCAAAGAGGGTAGGATTGAGGAAGCGTTGAGTTTTGTTCAGGAGATGTCAAATGAGGGCTTCCGTCCCGATCAGTTTACGTTCAACACTTTGGTTAATGGTTTGTGCCGGGCGGGACATGTCAAACATGCTTTAGAGGTTATGGATGTAATGCTGCAGGAAGGGTTTGATCCGGATATATTTACGTACAACTCTTTGATTTCTGGGTTGTGTAAATTGGGTGAAGTTGAAGAGGCAAAGGAAGTTCTTAATCAGATGGTTTTGAGGGATTGTTCCCCTAACACTATCACTTATAACACTCTAATTAGCACCTTGTGTAAGGAGAACCGAGTTGAAGAGGCCACTGAACTTATTCGTGTTCTTACAAGCAAGGGAATTTTACCTGATGTTTGTACGTTTAATTCTCTGATTCAAGGACTCTGTTTGACTAGTAATCATAGAATGGCAATGGAGCTAtttgaggagatgaagaagaaagggTGTCAACCTGATGAATTTACTTACAATATTTTGATTGACAGCCTCTGTTCTAGGGGGAGACTTGAGAAAGCTTTGAGCTTGCTGAAAGAGATGGAGTCAAGTGGCTGCTCACGGAATGTTTTTATATACAATACTTTGATAGATGGGTTTTGCAAAAACAAGAGAATTGAGGATGCGGAGGAAATTTTTGATCAGATGGAACTCCTAGGGGTTTCAAGAAATTCAGTGACCTACAACAGCCTTATTGATGGTCTTTGTAAGAGCAGGAGGATGGAAGAGGCCTCTCAGCTTATGGATCAAATGATAATGGAAGGATTGAAACCTGACAAGTTCACATACAATTCCCTGCTCACATTCTTCTGCAGAGATGGTGATATAAAGAAGGCAGCAGATATTGTTCAAAGTATGACTTCAAATGGGTGTGAACCAGACATTGTCACTTATGGGACTCTTATTGGGGGCTTGTGCAGGGCAGGTAGAATTGAGGTTGCAAGTAGGCTCCTCAGAACTGTTCAGATGAAAGGAATGGTCCCGAGTCCACCGGCTTATAATCCTGTAATTCAAGCACTATTTAAGCAAAAGAGAGCAAAAGAAGGCATGATGCTTTTTAGAGAAATGATGGAGAAGGGTGATCCTCCTGATGCCGTTACgtataaaattgtttttcgTGGGCTTTGCAATGGTGGAGGACCAATTGGGGAAGCTGTTGATTTCGTGGTTGAGATGATGGAGAAAGGATTTGTTCCACAATTTTCATCATTCATTTTGCTGGCTGAAGGACTTTGCGCTTTAGCCATGGAGGACACCCTAATCAAACTTGTTGATATGGTCATGGAGAAAGCAGGCTTCTCAGACAGTGAGGTTTCCATGATAAGGGGGTTTCTCAAAATCCATAAATTTCAAGATGCCTTGGCCACTCTTGGTGATATTTTAGATAGCCGAAATCCCAGAAAAGCTTACAGGTGA
- the LOC115989920 gene encoding uncharacterized protein LOC115989920: protein MVLQRVEKTLFCYCHFGGELVVKKDRSVLYKGGLVDGLVIDQDTAYETFVGEICEQLCITPTGKLFQYSVKFDKSCLLPLKDQNGLNNLLYFNEGAGYVYVVEAAEVANPALISNRSSNKESPLTSDQDAEVEYADRDPVRSSNIESQDQHDEAEYVDRDLAECSDTENHLTSDQHGGEQHTNVDDNYIHRAQLVSMQCSIGEKSPLLLNEWERELIGGGQQFQSPAAFCLALYKYSVAKCFKYKFKRNTSKKILVRCVVDGCPWKVTAYGVRNTNLIRVNTLIDKHEHLVQGQTNLKPSLKTRLVAEMIKENMKVSPDHVSRQTCMDFLGDLFVPLTYFHSSRKEHLIHGMTNAAYKLIPSMCQHIMDVMPGSIATWSSSEDNQFRGILWSVTALDANDGIYPVAYWIVATDNDADWSWFFEKLKLIVGKREIAIISNRNQGLLNRLNEVFGFETHSYCYRRLKQSFSSYFQLQSNWEQTALQLLDDIAFARLGAEYEKALVTQHRYCKEIYEWVMANHPEHWANAQFKRKRWDKLNANETDVFYSWMWKECQKPILEFMKAHQCKLSNLLLGRQRDVMTWKSPVGYKIEQKIRENMSKAQSLVGSQVSEFVFEFELQSYKFEVDLSRMDCTCLEWQMIGILCLHACSALQHANRDVYEFVEKWYHRNTQQTLYTEVMHDFSTHNMPILRDNLQLELQPTDSKGP from the exons ATGGTGCTGCAAAGAGTGGAAAAGACTTTATTTTGCTATTGTCATTTTGGGGGAGAGCTAGTGGTGAAGAAAGATAGATCTGTTTTATATAAAGGTGGTTTGGTAGATGGCTTGGTGATTGATCAAGACACTGCATATGAAACATTTGTTGGTGAGATATGTGAACAACTTTGTATAACTCCTACGGGAAAGTTATTTCAATACTCAGTTAAATTTGACAAATCATGTCTGTTGCCCCTCAAAGACCAGAATGGCTTGAATAACTTGTTGTATTTCAATGAGGGTGCTGGATATGTATATGTGGTTGAAGCAGCAGAAGTTGCAAATCCTGCACTTATAAGCAACAG gtcATCTAACAAAGAGAGCCCATTGACGTCAGATCAGGATGCTGAAGTTGAGTATGCTGATAGAGATCCAGTCAGGTCCTCCAACATTGAGAGCCAAGATCAACATGATGAAGCTGAGTATGTCGATAGAGATTTAGCCGAGTGCTCTGACACAGAGAACCATTTAACTTCGGATCAGCATGGTGGTGAGCAACATACTAATGTTGATGATAACTACATTCATAGAGCTCAACTAGTGTCAATGCAGTGCTCAATTGGTGAGAAATCACCACTTTTGCTTAATGAGTGGGAAAGAGAGCTAATTGGAGGAGGTCAGCAATTTCAAAGTCCTGCTGCTTTCTGTTTGGCTTTATACAAGTATTCTGTtgcaaaatgctttaaatacaAGTTTAAAAGAAATACTTCCAAAAAAATACTTGTAAGGTGTGTAGTTGATGGGTGCCCATGGAAAGTGACAGCTTATGGCGTGAGAAACACTAACTTAATTAGAGTAAATACATTGATTGATAAGCATGAACACTTGGTACAAGGTCAAACCAATTTGAAGCCTTCATTGAAAACTAGATTGGTTGCAGAAATGATTAAAGAGAATATGAAAGTAAGTCCAGATCATGTATCTAGACAAACTTGCATGGATTTCCTAGGTGACCTTTTTGTACCATTGACTTATTTCCACTCATCTAGAAAGGAACATTTGATTCATGGAATGACGAATGCTGCATACAAGTTAATACCATCGATGTGCCAACATATAATGGATGTAATGCCAGGGTCAATTGCTACATGGTCATCATCTGAAGATAATCAATTCAG AGGCATTTTATGGTCTGTGACTGCACTAGATGCAAATGATGGAATATATCCAGTAGCTTATTGGATAGTTGCTACAGATAATGATGCTGATTGGTCATGGTTCTTTGAGAAACTTAAGTTGATCGTCGGTAAGCGTGAGATTGCAATAATATCGAACAGAAATCAAGGCCTGCTAAATAGGCTCAATGAGGTGTTTGGTTTTGAAACTCATTCTTACTGTTATCGTCGCCTAAAGCAAAGTTTCAGCTCTTACTTCCAATTGCAATCCAATTGGGAGCAAACTGCACTTCAACTTTTGGATGATATTGCTTTTGCAAGATTAGGAGCAGAATATGAAAAGGCCTTAGTTACCCAGCATCGGTATTGTAAGGAAATATATGAGTGGGTTATGGCCAATCACCCAGAGCATTGGGCTAATGCACAATTTAAAAGAAAGCGATGGGACAAGTTGAATGCTAATGAAACAGATGTGTTTTATTCATGGATGTGGAAAGAGTGTCAAAAGCCAATTTTAGAATTTATGAAAGCACATCAATGCAAGTTGTCGAATTTGCTACTTGGTAGGCAAAGGGATGTTATGACTTGGAAAAGTCCAGTCGGCTACAAAATTGAACagaaaataagagagaataTGTCTAAAGCACAAAGTCTAGTGGGCAGCCAAGTGTCTGAGTTTGTATTTGAGTTTGAACTGCAAAGCTATAAGTTTGAGGTGGACTTGTCAAGAATGGATTGCACATGCCTTGAATGGCAGATGATAGGCATCCTTTGTCTACATGCATGTAGTGCACTTCAACATGCAAATCGTGATGTGTACGAGTTTGTTGAGAAGTGGTACCATAGAAACACTCAGCAGACTTTATACACAGAGGTAATGCATGATTTTTCAACCCATAATATGCCTATTTTAAGGGATAATTTGCAGCTTGAACTTCAGCCTACCGACAGCAAAGGACCATAA